From bacterium, a single genomic window includes:
- a CDS encoding DUF86 domain-containing protein, producing MKRDELVYLKHILDAISEIEEYIENVNHEKFLATRIIQNAVIRQFEIIGEATRRLSEELRQKYKVLPWKEMAGMRDKLIHDYFGVDLEAVWDTATKDIRVLKDEIKNILEKEG from the coding sequence ATGAAAAGGGATGAACTTGTATATTTGAAACATATATTGGATGCTATTTCTGAGATTGAAGAATACATTGAGAATGTAAATCACGAAAAATTTTTAGCTACTCGTATTATTCAGAATGCGGTTATAAGACAGTTTGAAATAATAGGTGAAGCTACCAGACGGTTGTCTGAAGAATTAAGACAAAAATACAAAGTTCTTCCATGGAAAGAGATGGCAGGAATGAGAGATAAATTAATACATGATTATTTTGGAGTGGATTTAGAAGCTGTTTGGGATACTGCCACTAAAGACATCCGTGTATTGAAAGATGAAATAAAGAATATCCTTGAAAAAGAAGGGTGA